The DNA region GAAGCGTGTCGTGCTGCGACTGGACCACCGTCTGGCTCCATACCAGCTGGCGGTCCTGCCGCTGTCGAAGAAGCCCGAACTGATTGAAGGGTCGGAGAAGGTGGCAGCCCTGCTGCGGCCTTCCTACAACCTTGAGGTCGATGTCACCCAGGCAATCGGCCGCCGCTACCGGCGTCAAGATGAGATAGGGACCCCCTACTGCATAACGTACGACTTCGATTCGCTCGAAGATTCGGCCGTGACCGTGCGCGATCGGGACTCGATGGAGCAGGATCGTGTGGCGATCGACGCCCTCGAGGAGTATCTGAAGGCGAAACTCCCGTCGTAGGCACAGCGAGCCGGCCGACTGGTCCGCTTCGGCGGTTTCGTCGATTCACAGTCGTATTCCCGCCTTGAGTAGGGTATGTGGTGGGAGTCGGACGACTCTCACAAGAAGGAGGAACAAATCTCCATGAGAAAAGCAAGATGGCTGGCTCTGTCCATTGCCATGCTGCTTGTCCTGGCCGCGTGTGGCGGGGATGAGGCAGACGGCGGGGACGGGGATACGGCGACCACCGTCGCCGAAGACAAGCCGGTAGTCAACGTATTCGGTGCCTTTTCCGGCGTCGAAGCTGCGGAAGTCCAGAAGATCATCGACTCTGAGATCAATGCCGTGAAAGGCTACGACGCGATCTACGAAGGGTCCGATAGCTTCGAAGAGCAGATCAAGATTCGTGTCGACGGCGGAAACCCGCCGGACATCGCCCTCTATCCGCAGCCGGGTGCACTTGTGCAGCAGGCTGAAGCCGGCAACCTCGTCGCGCTCGAGGATCTCGGCTTCGACATGGCGGAGTTGGAATCGACATTCGGCAAGTATCTGCTCTCCCTCGGAGAGGTGAACGGCAAGCACTACGGTTTGCCGACCAACACGAACCTGAAGAGTCTGATCTGGTATCCGCTGCCTGAGTTCACGGACGCAGGCTACGAAGTGCCGACCACCTGGGATGAACTGATCGCGTTGAGCGACCAGATCGTTGCCGACGGCGGTACGCCATGGTGCATCGGCACCGGCAGCGATGCCGCGACCGGTTGGACTGCGACGGACTGGATGGAAGACATCATGCTCCGGACGGCCGGATCTGATGCCTACGACAAATGGGTGACGCACGAGCTGCCCTTCAACAGTCCCGAGGTCAAGCGTGCCGCGGAACTGTTGGGCCAGATCGCGTTCACCGAGGGCTATGCGCTCGGTGGGGCAGCTTCGATACCGGATATCGACTTCCGCGATGCTCCCGATCCCATGTTCAACAATCCACCCAGCTGCTTCATGCATCGGCAAGCTTCGTTCATCACCCAGTTCTTCAACGCTCCGGGTGACGAAGAAGGTGCTTCCGGTCTGGAAGCCGGCGTCGACTACGGCGTCTTCGCGTTCCCAGACATCGATCCCGGTGTAAAGGGAGCCCTGGGCGCAGGTGAGTTGGCGGCGATCTTCGTCGACCGTCCCGAGGTGCGCGAGTTCCTGGTCGATTTCACGTCGACTGAGGTCCAGTGCGCGCAGGGAGGGAGTGCGGCAGGCCGAATCTCGCCGAACACCAGTGTTGGCGCGGACTGCTATCGCGACGACATCCTCGCCACCGCGGCTGAGGCAATCGTTGCGGCACT from Acidimicrobiia bacterium includes:
- a CDS encoding ABC transporter substrate-binding protein; the protein is MRKARWLALSIAMLLVLAACGGDEADGGDGDTATTVAEDKPVVNVFGAFSGVEAAEVQKIIDSEINAVKGYDAIYEGSDSFEEQIKIRVDGGNPPDIALYPQPGALVQQAEAGNLVALEDLGFDMAELESTFGKYLLSLGEVNGKHYGLPTNTNLKSLIWYPLPEFTDAGYEVPTTWDELIALSDQIVADGGTPWCIGTGSDAATGWTATDWMEDIMLRTAGSDAYDKWVTHELPFNSPEVKRAAELLGQIAFTEGYALGGAASIPDIDFRDAPDPMFNNPPSCFMHRQASFITQFFNAPGDEEGASGLEAGVDYGVFAFPDIDPGVKGALGAGELAAIFVDRPEVREFLVDFTSTEVQCAQGGSAAGRISPNTSVGADCYRDDILATAAEAIVAALATEGFRFDASDLMPSEVGSGQFWTGMNEYMRGGPDTLDGVLTDIDNAWP